The genomic interval CGTTTATTATTTCACGCCTCGTGAACCGCTCTGGTGACGATGTGGTTCGCCTAGCGATTGACTCGAACAACTTCTGGGAAGAGAGCGAGCTCGAGTTGCAGCGCTACGCCCTTGAATGCGCCACACGTGCTCAAGCTGAGCAGCATACCGTGGCACTGCGCCCGATGACGTCGCGCGAGCGTAAAATTATTCATGTGGCGCTGAAGGATATTGAAGGAATCAAAACGGTTTCAAGTGGCGAAGGGCATCGTCGCCGCGTCATTGTTGTACCAGAAGGCGCTGATCGTCGCTACCGCTCGCGTGGTCCGCGTGATGGTGAAAGTCGTGGCGAGTATCGCCCGCGTCGTAGCCAAGAAAACGACGGAGAGTAGCCATGAAATTTTTTATTGATACCGCCAATCGTACGGAAATTCGTGAAGCGAATAGTTGGGGATTGCTGGATGGCGTCACTACAAATCCTAGCTTAATGGCGAAAGAAAAAGGGAATGCGATTGATATTCTGCGCGAAATCTGCCGTGAAGTTCCCGGCCCAGTCAGTGCCGAAGTCAACGCTACCGATTATGCTGGCATGCTGAGCGAAGCAACTGAACTGGCGAAAATCGGTGACAATATCGTGATCAAGTTGCCGCTGACGCTTGATGGTTTGAAGGCCACGCGCTCGTTGAGCGAAAAAGGGATCAAGACAAATGTTACCCTTTGTTTTAGTGCGAATCAGGCGTTGATGGCTGCGAAAGCGGGCGCGACGTACGTCAGCCCATTTGTTGGCCGCCTTGATGATATTGGTACGGTTGGGATGGATTTAATTGCCCAAGTGCGGGCGATCTACGATAACTATGGCTATGAAACAGAGATTATCGTCGCTTCTGTCCGCTCGCCACTGCACGTCACCGACGCGGCATTAGCGGGCGCTGATATTGCAACGATCCCCTTTAAGGTGCTTGGGCAACTCGTCAATCACCCGTTAACCGATCGTGGTATTGAGGCGTTTCTGGCCGACTACGCTCGTTCACAGCAATAATACTGTTGTAAGCGCATCTTGCGCCTGCTTGTGTAAGGAAGCTGACACGTAAACCCTCATAAATAAAATGAGGGTTTATCTTTAATGGGTCAAATTATTATTTTCACTTTATTTAATAGTAATATGATAAGAAATATTTTTGTTAAATTTACTGTGTAAATAGAATTCATGGTTGACGATTTTAAAACAATTTTTTATACATGTGCTACTGCTTTTGTTGCGAGTGATTCCTCGGTGTGAGTGCCATGTGATCACGCTACAAAAGTGCTTTTATTACTTACAACAGGAATGCGTTATGGTTATGCCTCGAAAAAAAACCGACTATACTGTTCAATCCGTGTCTCATGCGCTCGATATTCTGGAAGAGTTCTGCCTGAATCGCGAGCCAGAAATGGGAGTTACTGAGCTTTCAAAAAAGCTAGAACTCCATAAAAACAATGTCTTTCGGCTCCTTGCAACGCTTGAATCGCGTGGGTACATTGAGCAGAATCAGGCAAATGGGAACTATCGCCTTGGGCTGCGCTCATTGGAACTTGGGCAGGTGTTTATCCGGCAGCTTGGCCTGGTGAAGCAAGCCCGCTCTGTGCTTGAAGAGGCTTCGCGCGAGTGCAATGAGTCTATTTATCTTGGTGTTCTGCGTGACTCTAACGTTGTCTATCTTGATATGGTAGAAACGACGCATCCTGTTCGCGTTGTGCCGCGCGTTGGCAGTATTGTGCCAGCATATTGCACGGCCATTGGAAAGGCTCAGATGGCGCACGATAGCACTGACGAGATCGCGCGTATTCTCAGTAAGTGCAAGCTTACGAAATGGACGCCCAAAACCATGGATAGTATGCCGGATATTTTGGAAGAGATTAAGCGGTGCGGCGAACGCGGCTACTCGCTTGACGACGAAGAGTACCAAGCCGGCGTCATCTGTGTTGGCGTCAGCGTGCGTGATTACACAAATACCGCCGTTGCGGGAATTAGCGTGACCGGCCCTGTGCAACGCATGTCCAGTGAGCGGATTGAGAAGGAAATCATCCCGCTCGTAACGCGTGCTGGTCGCGAGATTTCGCGTCGCCTTGGGTCTGTCTACTACGATTAACAAAGAGGAACCCCTTTCATGTATTATGCCTATTGGATGAATCAGACTACTTTTACACCCGGTAAAATACTGTGCGTGGCGCGTAACTATCGTGATCACGCCAAGGAAATGGGGAGTGATGCTCCTTCTGAACCTGTTTTTTTTCTGAAGCCATGCACGTCGATAGTGCCTGATCCGTCGAAGGCGATTATTCCGTCATGGACGAACGATTTCCAGCATGAAATAGAATTGGTTGTGCGTATTGGGCGCATGTGTCGTAATTGCACTGCAGCAGAGGCGGTGTCCGCTATTGATGGCGTGGCCGTTGGTATCGACTTTACTGCTCGTGATATGCAGCAGCGTCGCAAGCAAGCTGGCATGCCGTGGGAGCAGGCCAAAGCTTTCGATGGCGCTTGCCTCCTTTCTCCCTTTGTTGGAGCCGATGCGCTTGACTTGAGTGCGCTTGACCTTGATCTCTCGGTCAATGGCGTTGTGCGCCAGCAGGGAAATTCGAGCCAGATGGTGCATGATATTCCAGCGCTGATCGCGGCTGCCAGCCGCTACTTTACTCTTGAAGAAAACGACTTGATTATGACGGGAACGCCCGCCGGTGTTGGTCGATTGGAGCATGGAGATCGCGTTGTCGCCACTATTGCCGGTGTTGGTGCGCTGGATTTTGCGGTAGTGGACGAAGGTGCGGTGTGATGAT from Chrysiogenes arsenatis DSM 11915 carries:
- the jag gene encoding RNA-binding cell elongation regulator Jag/EloR produces the protein MKVVEVEGKSVEEATEAALERLGVSRDKVVIDILEEGAKGLFGLIGNRPARVKVSYSPTHGKAEEAKNYLQHLVTAMGVDVSRIDIEALEESGEWKLHIKSTDDTVLRFHNGEVLESLAFIISRLVNRSGDDVVRLAIDSNNFWEESELELQRYALECATRAQAEQHTVALRPMTSRERKIIHVALKDIEGIKTVSSGEGHRRRVIVVPEGADRRYRSRGPRDGESRGEYRPRRSQENDGE
- a CDS encoding IclR family transcriptional regulator, whose amino-acid sequence is MPRKKTDYTVQSVSHALDILEEFCLNREPEMGVTELSKKLELHKNNVFRLLATLESRGYIEQNQANGNYRLGLRSLELGQVFIRQLGLVKQARSVLEEASRECNESIYLGVLRDSNVVYLDMVETTHPVRVVPRVGSIVPAYCTAIGKAQMAHDSTDEIARILSKCKLTKWTPKTMDSMPDILEEIKRCGERGYSLDDEEYQAGVICVGVSVRDYTNTAVAGISVTGPVQRMSSERIEKEIIPLVTRAGREISRRLGSVYYD
- the fsa gene encoding fructose-6-phosphate aldolase, which translates into the protein MKFFIDTANRTEIREANSWGLLDGVTTNPSLMAKEKGNAIDILREICREVPGPVSAEVNATDYAGMLSEATELAKIGDNIVIKLPLTLDGLKATRSLSEKGIKTNVTLCFSANQALMAAKAGATYVSPFVGRLDDIGTVGMDLIAQVRAIYDNYGYETEIIVASVRSPLHVTDAALAGADIATIPFKVLGQLVNHPLTDRGIEAFLADYARSQQ
- a CDS encoding fumarylacetoacetate hydrolase family protein, which gives rise to MYYAYWMNQTTFTPGKILCVARNYRDHAKEMGSDAPSEPVFFLKPCTSIVPDPSKAIIPSWTNDFQHEIELVVRIGRMCRNCTAAEAVSAIDGVAVGIDFTARDMQQRRKQAGMPWEQAKAFDGACLLSPFVGADALDLSALDLDLSVNGVVRQQGNSSQMVHDIPALIAAASRYFTLEENDLIMTGTPAGVGRLEHGDRVVATIAGVGALDFAVVDEGAV